One Pseudomonas sp. MH9.2 DNA segment encodes these proteins:
- the tsaD gene encoding tRNA (adenosine(37)-N6)-threonylcarbamoyltransferase complex transferase subunit TsaD has product MLVLGLETSCDETGVALYDSERGLLADALFSQIDLHRAYGGVVPELASRDHVKRMLPLIRQVLAEADCVATEIDAIAYTAGPGLVGALLVGASCAQALAFAWGIPALGVHHMEGHLLAPMLEEQPPEFPFVALLVSGGHTQLVRVDGIGLYQVLGETLDDAAGEAFDKTAKMMGLHYPGGPEIARLASRGVAGRFVFPRPMTDRPGLEFSFSGLKTFALNTWHQCQSAGDDGEQTRCDISLAFQHAVVETLTIKCKRALKQTGLKRLVIAGGVSANTALRLSLEKMLGELHGNVFYARPEFCTDNGAMIAFAGCQRLLAGQKEDLSISVQARWPMEQLSGL; this is encoded by the coding sequence ATGCTAGTACTGGGATTAGAAACCTCCTGCGACGAAACCGGTGTCGCACTTTATGACAGTGAACGCGGCCTGCTGGCCGACGCATTGTTCAGCCAGATCGACCTGCATCGCGCGTACGGCGGGGTTGTACCTGAGCTGGCTTCGCGTGACCACGTCAAGCGTATGCTGCCGCTGATCCGCCAGGTGCTGGCTGAAGCGGACTGTGTCGCCACCGAAATCGACGCCATTGCGTACACCGCGGGTCCGGGTTTGGTCGGGGCGTTGCTGGTGGGCGCTTCCTGCGCTCAGGCGCTGGCCTTTGCCTGGGGCATTCCAGCCTTGGGCGTGCATCACATGGAAGGGCATCTCCTGGCGCCAATGCTCGAAGAGCAGCCGCCAGAGTTCCCGTTCGTCGCTTTGTTGGTTTCCGGCGGCCACACGCAGCTGGTTCGGGTCGATGGCATCGGTCTTTATCAAGTGCTGGGCGAGACGCTGGATGATGCCGCCGGTGAGGCGTTCGACAAAACTGCGAAGATGATGGGTCTGCATTATCCGGGCGGCCCTGAGATCGCGCGACTCGCGAGCCGGGGCGTGGCAGGGCGTTTCGTCTTTCCGCGGCCAATGACCGACCGGCCAGGCCTGGAGTTCAGCTTCAGCGGCCTTAAAACCTTCGCCTTGAACACCTGGCATCAGTGCCAAAGCGCTGGAGACGACGGTGAGCAAACCCGTTGCGACATCTCTCTGGCCTTCCAGCATGCGGTGGTAGAGACTTTGACCATCAAGTGCAAGCGCGCCCTCAAGCAGACCGGCCTCAAGCGTCTGGTCATCGCTGGCGGCGTCAGTGCCAATACAGCGTTGCGCCTGTCGCTGGAAAAAATGCTCGGCGAACTGCATGGCAATGTTTTTTATGCGCGGCCCGAGTTCTGCACCGACAACGGCGCGATGATTGCGTTTGCCGGTTGTCAGCGTCTTTTGGCGGGGCAGAAAGAGGATTTGAGCATCAGTGTGCAGGCCCGCTGGCCGATGGAGCAGTTGTCGGGGCTGTAA
- a CDS encoding SpoVR family protein — MTAREQKRQPLSTGSEWTFELIQAYDREIGRIAKRYALDTYPNQIEVITAEQMMDAYASVGMPLGYHHWSYGKHFLSTEKSYSRGQMGLAYEIVINSDPCIAYLMEENTICMQALVVAHACYGHNSFFKGNYLFRTWTDASSIIDYLVFAKQYIMQCEERHGIDAVEDLLDSCHALMNYGVDRYKRPYPISAEEERRRQKDREEHLQKQINDLWRTIPKGADKNSDKDNARFPSEPQENILYFIEKHAPLLEPWQREVVRIVRKIAQYFYPQRQTQVMNEGWATFWHYTLMNDLYDEGLVTDGFMMEFLTSHTSVIYQPGFDSPYYNGINPYTLGFAMYRDIRRICEHPTDEDRHWFPDIAGSDWLATIKFAMSSFKDESFILQYLSPKVIRDLKLFSIMDDDQKDDLLVPAIHDEPGYKTIRETLAAQYNLGNREPNVQIFSIDRRGDRSLTLRHQQHDRKPLGDSTEEVLRHLHRLWGFDIHLETLQGDQIMKTHHVPPKGEHADSEYPRLDLAVVHL, encoded by the coding sequence ATGACCGCTAGAGAGCAGAAGCGCCAACCCCTGTCCACGGGTTCAGAGTGGACATTCGAGCTGATCCAGGCCTACGACCGGGAGATTGGTCGTATCGCCAAGCGTTATGCCCTGGATACCTATCCCAATCAGATCGAGGTAATCACCGCCGAGCAGATGATGGATGCCTACGCGTCTGTCGGCATGCCGCTGGGTTATCACCATTGGTCCTACGGCAAGCACTTCCTCAGCACCGAGAAATCCTACAGCCGTGGCCAGATGGGGCTGGCCTATGAAATCGTCATCAACTCCGATCCTTGCATCGCTTACCTGATGGAAGAGAACACCATCTGCATGCAGGCGCTGGTCGTGGCGCATGCCTGCTATGGGCATAACAGCTTCTTCAAGGGCAATTACCTGTTTCGCACCTGGACGGACGCCAGTTCGATCATCGATTACCTGGTGTTCGCCAAGCAGTACATCATGCAGTGTGAAGAGCGGCATGGTATCGACGCGGTAGAAGACTTGCTCGACTCCTGCCACGCACTGATGAACTACGGCGTTGACCGTTACAAACGCCCTTACCCTATTTCCGCCGAGGAAGAACGCCGTCGGCAGAAAGACCGTGAAGAACACCTGCAGAAGCAGATCAACGATCTGTGGCGGACCATTCCGAAAGGCGCGGACAAGAACAGCGACAAAGACAACGCTCGCTTCCCCTCCGAGCCACAGGAAAACATCCTGTACTTCATCGAGAAACATGCGCCACTGCTGGAGCCCTGGCAGCGGGAAGTGGTGCGGATCGTGCGCAAGATCGCGCAGTACTTCTATCCGCAACGTCAGACCCAGGTGATGAACGAAGGCTGGGCGACCTTTTGGCACTACACCTTGATGAACGATCTCTACGATGAAGGCCTGGTGACCGACGGCTTCATGATGGAGTTCCTGACATCACACACCAGCGTCATCTACCAGCCGGGCTTCGATAGCCCGTATTACAACGGTATCAACCCCTACACCTTGGGGTTCGCCATGTACCGGGATATCCGGCGGATTTGCGAGCACCCCACCGATGAAGACCGCCACTGGTTCCCGGACATCGCTGGCAGCGATTGGCTGGCCACCATCAAGTTCGCCATGAGCAGCTTCAAGGATGAGAGTTTTATCCTGCAGTACCTGTCGCCCAAGGTGATTCGCGACCTGAAACTGTTCAGCATCATGGACGACGATCAAAAGGACGACCTGCTCGTTCCCGCCATCCATGACGAACCGGGGTACAAAACCATTCGGGAAACACTGGCCGCCCAGTACAACCTGGGCAACCGCGAACCGAACGTGCAGATTTTCAGCATCGACCGCCGCGGTGATCGCTCTCTGACCCTGCGCCATCAACAACACGACCGCAAACCGCTGGGAGACTCCACTGAGGAAGTGCTCAGACACCTGCACCGCTTGTGGGGCTTTGATATTCATCTTGAGACATTGCAGGGCGATCAGATCATGAAAACCCATCATGTCCCACCCAAAGGAGAGCATGCCGACAGTGAATATCCCCGGCTCGACTTGGCCGTCGTCCACCTATAA
- the folB gene encoding dihydroneopterin aldolase — MDRVFIEGLEVDTVIGAYDWERGIRQCLRLDLSFAWDNRPAAADDDLSKALDYASVSARIQAFAEDAKFQLVETFAERLAEVLMSEFQIPWLHLKLTKPGAVAAATGVGVEIERGCR; from the coding sequence TTGGACAGAGTTTTTATCGAGGGTCTGGAAGTCGATACGGTTATCGGCGCCTATGACTGGGAGCGTGGCATTCGCCAGTGCCTGCGTCTGGACCTGAGTTTTGCCTGGGACAATCGGCCCGCTGCGGCAGACGATGACCTGAGCAAGGCGCTCGACTACGCTAGCGTCTCGGCACGAATTCAGGCATTTGCCGAAGACGCCAAATTTCAGTTGGTCGAAACGTTTGCCGAGCGCCTGGCCGAGGTGTTGATGAGTGAGTTCCAGATTCCCTGGCTGCACCTCAAACTGACCAAGCCAGGCGCCGTTGCGGCGGCTACTGGCGTGGGCGTGGAGATCGAGCGCGGATGTCGCTAA
- the plsY gene encoding glycerol-3-phosphate 1-O-acyltransferase PlsY: MFWLLATLAYLLGSLSFAILLSRLTGSPDPRASGSGNAGATNMLRLAGKKLAVLTLIGDVCKSLLPVLAARLLDLDPQQQAWIGLCAVLGHLFPVYFRFRGGKGVATAAGMLLGLFPPAAALAVCAWLLVFYLTRTSSLAALIATPLTLPLLAWQEPQALLPMSILTLLIVWRHRSNLRDLFAGRERHF, translated from the coding sequence ATGTTTTGGTTACTGGCGACCCTCGCCTACCTGCTTGGCTCACTGTCCTTCGCCATTTTGCTTAGCCGCCTCACTGGCAGCCCCGACCCGCGCGCCAGCGGTTCCGGCAATGCTGGCGCAACCAATATGTTGCGTCTGGCGGGCAAAAAACTCGCCGTTCTAACCCTGATCGGCGACGTTTGTAAAAGTCTGCTCCCCGTCCTGGCTGCCAGACTGCTCGACCTTGATCCTCAACAGCAAGCCTGGATAGGCCTCTGTGCAGTCCTGGGGCATTTGTTTCCAGTGTACTTTCGCTTTCGTGGCGGCAAGGGTGTTGCCACAGCGGCAGGCATGCTGCTGGGCCTGTTCCCACCCGCCGCAGCGCTGGCTGTCTGCGCCTGGCTGCTGGTGTTCTACCTGACCCGCACCAGCTCACTCGCGGCGTTGATCGCCACCCCGCTGACCCTGCCATTACTGGCGTGGCAGGAGCCTCAAGCACTACTGCCGATGAGCATCCTCACCTTATTGATCGTGTGGCGCCATCGCAGCAATTTACGCGACCTGTTTGCCGGGCGCGAACGGCATTTTTGA
- the rpsU gene encoding 30S ribosomal protein S21 has protein sequence MPAVKVKENEPFDVALRRFKRSCEKAGVLAEVRSREFYEKPTSERKRKAAAAVKRHAKKVQREQRRAVRLY, from the coding sequence ATGCCAGCCGTCAAAGTTAAAGAGAACGAACCCTTCGACGTAGCTCTGCGTCGTTTCAAGCGCTCCTGCGAAAAAGCCGGTGTTCTGGCTGAAGTTCGTAGCCGCGAATTTTACGAGAAGCCGACTTCGGAGCGTAAACGCAAAGCAGCTGCTGCTGTTAAGCGTCACGCGAAGAAAGTACAGCGCGAACAGCGCCGTGCCGTCCGTCTGTATTAA
- a CDS encoding multifunctional CCA addition/repair protein: MQIYKVGGAVRDRLLGKTVADTDWVVVGATADEMLSQGFRPVGADFPVFLHPKTGEEYALARTERKSGPGYGGFIFHADPEVSLEEDLIRRDLTINAIAEDAQGRLTDPYHGQEDLKARILRHVSPAFAEDPLRVLRVARFAARYASDGFTIAPETMTLMQQLSESGELEALTPERSWKEISRALMENQPQVFIQVLRECGALKVLFPEVDALFGVPQPAAHHPEIDTGQHVLSVLEQAAIHHQPLSVRWACLLHDLGKGLTPESEWPRHIAHEHTGLRLIKAVNARFKVPRDCQELAMLVGQYHTHGHRALELKASTLFELMQSFDIYRRPQRFEEFIAGCEMDARGRLGFEQRDYPQAEYLRGAANAARAVAVQPLRDQGYEGPELGEALKQERLKAVQAYKATYSA, translated from the coding sequence ATGCAGATTTATAAAGTGGGCGGCGCAGTACGTGATCGCCTCTTGGGCAAGACCGTCGCCGATACCGACTGGGTCGTGGTGGGCGCAACCGCCGATGAAATGCTCAGCCAGGGTTTCCGCCCGGTCGGTGCGGATTTCCCGGTATTTCTGCACCCGAAAACAGGGGAGGAATATGCCCTTGCCCGAACGGAACGCAAGAGCGGCCCAGGCTATGGCGGGTTCATCTTCCATGCGGATCCCGAGGTCAGTCTCGAAGAAGATTTGATTCGTCGAGACCTCACGATCAATGCCATTGCGGAAGATGCGCAGGGTCGGTTGACTGATCCCTACCACGGCCAAGAAGATCTTAAAGCCCGAATCTTACGCCATGTATCACCGGCGTTCGCCGAAGATCCTCTGCGCGTACTGCGTGTCGCCCGCTTCGCCGCACGCTATGCATCGGATGGTTTTACCATCGCGCCAGAGACGATGACGCTGATGCAGCAGCTCAGTGAATCCGGCGAACTGGAGGCTCTGACTCCCGAGCGCAGCTGGAAGGAAATCTCCCGCGCCCTGATGGAAAATCAGCCCCAGGTTTTCATCCAGGTCCTGCGCGAGTGCGGGGCACTGAAGGTGCTATTTCCGGAAGTCGATGCATTGTTCGGCGTACCGCAGCCCGCAGCCCACCATCCAGAAATCGACACGGGCCAGCACGTGCTCAGCGTCCTTGAGCAGGCCGCGATCCATCATCAGCCGCTGAGCGTGCGCTGGGCATGCCTGCTGCATGATTTGGGGAAAGGCCTGACACCGGAAAGCGAATGGCCCCGGCACATCGCTCACGAGCACACAGGCCTGCGCCTGATCAAAGCCGTGAATGCGCGCTTCAAGGTTCCTCGGGATTGTCAGGAGCTGGCGATGCTGGTCGGCCAGTACCACACCCATGGACACCGAGCGCTGGAGCTAAAAGCATCGACGCTGTTTGAGCTGATGCAAAGCTTCGACATTTACCGTCGACCACAACGTTTCGAGGAGTTTATCGCAGGGTGCGAGATGGATGCCCGAGGCCGCCTAGGCTTCGAGCAGCGCGATTACCCTCAGGCCGAGTATCTGCGAGGCGCCGCCAACGCTGCACGAGCCGTGGCTGTGCAGCCGTTGCGCGATCAGGGCTATGAAGGGCCCGAGCTGGGCGAAGCGTTGAAGCAGGAGCGTTTGAAGGCGGTGCAAGCTTACAAGGCAACGTATAGCGCTTGA
- the folK gene encoding 2-amino-4-hydroxy-6-hydroxymethyldihydropteridine diphosphokinase → MSLTQIFLGLGSNIEREKHLSAGLEALDGFLQQMTCSPVFESQPVGIKSGPFFNLVVTGYTDLPLMELDRRLKFIEADNGRYAPERRGLPLDIDVLLYGEQVGNFDGLILPRAEILKNAFVLWPLSLIAPERLHPGVSKTFKDLWRDAQIDQVLAPVAFEWRGMPLTPEVLLNTHPW, encoded by the coding sequence ATGTCGCTAACCCAGATATTCCTCGGCCTCGGCAGCAATATCGAGCGCGAAAAGCACCTGAGCGCAGGGCTTGAAGCGCTTGATGGATTCTTGCAGCAAATGACCTGTTCACCGGTATTCGAAAGTCAGCCGGTGGGGATCAAAAGCGGGCCATTCTTCAATCTGGTGGTCACGGGGTATACCGACCTGCCGCTGATGGAGCTGGACCGCCGTTTGAAATTCATCGAGGCGGATAACGGTCGCTATGCTCCGGAGCGCCGGGGCTTGCCGTTGGATATCGACGTGCTGCTCTACGGCGAGCAGGTCGGTAATTTCGATGGCTTGATTCTGCCCCGCGCGGAAATCCTGAAAAATGCCTTCGTGCTTTGGCCGTTGTCGCTGATAGCGCCAGAGCGGCTGCATCCCGGTGTGAGCAAAACCTTCAAGGATTTGTGGCGGGACGCGCAGATTGATCAGGTGCTGGCGCCAGTAGCGTTTGAGTGGCGCGGGATGCCGTTGACGCCTGAGGTCCTGTTAAATACGCATCCCTGGTAA